Proteins encoded within one genomic window of Halorussus salilacus:
- a CDS encoding DUF7523 family protein: MSLAEETRAAVRRRPFLLAALRAGVVNYTAAARWLDEAVEGDADSVATALRRFAGSLPAYDADSRDARVSMRSGLGEVADGDFSEALFEIGGVGLVPDAGSLTGVLAEGDVDATALTHVLGRLDAAGVEVRVAGVAGDSLLVAVERRDGPNAVRAVEDALAAVPTREG, from the coding sequence ATGTCACTCGCCGAGGAAACGCGGGCGGCGGTCCGGCGTCGCCCGTTCCTGCTGGCGGCGCTCCGGGCGGGCGTGGTCAACTACACCGCGGCGGCGCGGTGGTTGGACGAGGCGGTCGAGGGCGACGCCGACTCGGTGGCGACCGCGCTCCGCCGGTTCGCCGGGTCGCTCCCGGCGTACGACGCCGACTCGCGGGACGCCCGCGTGAGCATGCGCAGCGGCCTCGGAGAAGTCGCCGACGGCGACTTCTCCGAGGCGCTTTTCGAAATCGGCGGGGTCGGCCTCGTCCCGGATGCGGGGTCGCTCACGGGCGTCCTCGCCGAGGGCGACGTGGACGCCACCGCGCTGACCCACGTCCTCGGACGACTCGACGCCGCGGGCGTCGAGGTCCGCGTCGCTGGCGTCGCTGGCGACTCGTTGCTCGTCGCGGTCGAGCGCAGGGACGGCCCGAACGCGGTCCGGGCCGTCGAGGACGCGCTCGCGGCCGTGCCGACCCGAGAGGGGTAG
- the cysS gene encoding cysteine--tRNA ligase, which translates to MTLHVTNTLSGEREAFEPQDPDSVLLYYCGLTVSDYAHLGHARSWVHVDVMARWLEHLGYDVRHVENFTDVNEKIVARTGEDDLGDTESEVARTFIGEVIEDMRSLNLARAEVYPRVSEHVPEIVDLVETLVEKGYAYESNGSVYFDVTEFEEYGKLSNQNVEEMEAQGEESERAEKRHPADFALWKAGEAHPDDAPPGGQTWDSPWGEGRPGWHIECSAMSMTHLGETLDVHVGGQDLVFPHHENEIAQSEAATGQRFAKYWLHVSLLETGGEKMSSSLQNYFTVRNAVSEFGPNAVRMFLLSTSYNNRQTYSEATIDEAVERWERLERGYDRAVETVDGVDARTKVEDADLRAAVAETREAFAEAMDDDFNTREAITALLELVSAVNRHVDDREEYDYRGLRDAVEAFEDLGECVLGFALAGDAEGEVRLLDELVELVLDVREREREAGNYDRADDLRDDLAALGIEVQDTDEGATFRVE; encoded by the coding sequence ATGACGCTCCATGTGACGAACACCCTCTCGGGCGAGCGCGAGGCGTTCGAACCGCAGGACCCCGATTCGGTGCTCCTCTACTACTGCGGGCTGACGGTGTCGGACTACGCCCACCTCGGCCACGCCCGGTCGTGGGTCCACGTCGACGTGATGGCCCGCTGGCTCGAACACCTCGGCTACGACGTGCGACACGTCGAGAACTTCACCGACGTGAACGAGAAGATCGTCGCTCGGACGGGCGAGGACGACCTCGGCGACACCGAGAGCGAGGTCGCTCGCACCTTCATCGGCGAGGTAATCGAGGACATGCGGTCGCTCAACCTCGCGCGCGCGGAGGTCTACCCCCGCGTGAGCGAGCACGTCCCCGAAATCGTCGACCTCGTCGAGACCCTCGTCGAGAAGGGCTACGCCTACGAGTCGAACGGGTCGGTCTACTTCGACGTGACCGAGTTCGAGGAGTACGGCAAGCTCTCGAACCAGAACGTCGAGGAGATGGAGGCCCAAGGCGAGGAGAGCGAGCGCGCGGAGAAGCGCCACCCCGCCGACTTCGCGCTCTGGAAGGCCGGGGAGGCCCACCCCGACGACGCGCCGCCCGGCGGTCAGACGTGGGACTCGCCGTGGGGCGAGGGCCGTCCCGGCTGGCACATCGAGTGCTCGGCGATGAGCATGACCCACCTCGGCGAGACGCTCGACGTCCACGTCGGCGGCCAAGACCTCGTGTTCCCCCACCACGAGAACGAGATCGCCCAGAGCGAGGCCGCCACGGGCCAGCGGTTCGCGAAGTACTGGCTCCACGTCAGCCTGCTGGAGACCGGCGGCGAGAAGATGTCTTCGAGCCTCCAGAACTACTTCACGGTCCGGAACGCGGTCTCGGAGTTCGGCCCGAACGCCGTCCGGATGTTCCTGCTGTCGACCTCGTACAACAACCGCCAGACCTACAGCGAGGCGACCATCGACGAGGCGGTCGAGCGCTGGGAGCGACTCGAACGCGGTTACGACCGCGCGGTCGAGACCGTCGACGGCGTCGACGCCCGGACCAAGGTCGAGGACGCCGACCTCCGGGCGGCGGTCGCCGAGACGCGCGAGGCGTTCGCCGAGGCGATGGACGACGACTTCAACACCCGCGAGGCCATCACCGCCCTGCTCGAACTCGTCTCGGCGGTCAACAGGCACGTCGACGACCGCGAGGAGTACGACTACCGGGGGCTCAGGGACGCGGTCGAGGCGTTCGAGGACCTCGGCGAGTGCGTCCTCGGGTTCGCGCTCGCGGGCGACGCCGAGGGCGAGGTCCGCCTGCTCGACGAACTGGTCGAGCTCGTGCTCGACGTGCGCGAACGCGAGCGCGAGGCCGGAAACTACGACCGGGCTGACGACCTGCGCGACGACCTCGCGGCGCTCGGCATCGAGGTTCAGGACACCGACGAGGGCGCGACCTTCCGCGTCGAGTAG
- a CDS encoding DUF6517 family protein, with amino-acid sequence MARNVAAGVVLAALVVLGGCTGVLSGPVTFSASEATVSDEALESTGYEHNRTDNVTVEREFSAAGQTKEVEVKNRVSEYHESVGIDGLAEQPVAVFTTFASPKVEVLGKSFNPLGEYDNRELAQQFTDQLDDVGDLREVSSRKLTMLGTETEVTKFEATVTTAGGLQFDAYVHVTKVEHGDDHVAAVGAYPQKLPGQQEKVNELIRGVEHDE; translated from the coding sequence ATGGCACGCAACGTAGCTGCTGGCGTCGTCCTCGCCGCGCTGGTCGTCCTCGGCGGATGCACCGGCGTCCTCTCGGGGCCGGTCACGTTCTCGGCGTCCGAGGCGACCGTGAGCGACGAGGCGCTCGAATCGACGGGGTACGAACACAACCGGACCGACAACGTGACCGTCGAGCGGGAGTTCTCGGCGGCCGGACAGACCAAGGAGGTCGAGGTCAAAAATCGCGTCTCCGAGTACCACGAGTCGGTCGGTATCGACGGGCTGGCCGAACAGCCCGTCGCGGTGTTCACCACCTTCGCCAGCCCCAAGGTCGAGGTGCTCGGCAAGTCGTTCAACCCCCTCGGCGAGTACGACAACCGCGAACTCGCCCAGCAGTTCACCGACCAACTCGACGACGTGGGCGACCTCCGAGAGGTGAGTAGCCGGAAGCTCACGATGCTCGGAACCGAGACGGAGGTGACCAAGTTCGAGGCGACCGTGACCACCGCGGGCGGCCTCCAGTTCGACGCCTACGTCCACGTCACGAAGGTCGAGCACGGCGACGACCACGTCGCCGCGGTCGGCGCCTACCCCCAGAAGCTACCCGGCCAGCAGGAGAAGGTCAACGAACTCATCCGCGGCGTCGAACACGACGAGTAG
- the corA gene encoding magnesium/cobalt transporter CorA: MTIRSVVYTTEGATVHTDLETARDAPGTTWVRASGASPRELDRVAETFGIHSLSVEDVRNTVRPKTEEFDDHAFVLLKTATLRRGETTFREEIGTESLGLFVGEDWLVTLSTEEVDAVERVWGMVAAEEGRILRQGPDFAAYRIADAIVDEYFEVLDAIEDQIEAVEENVTTATDTETLETINNVRRELLSFRKLLWPSREAVGYLARGDPEQVREQTEKYYRDVYDHLVQLVDLTETYRDLASGARDIYLNTLSLSTNEVMKRLTVVATIVLPLTFVAGVYGMNFEGSAYNMPELGWAFGYPAVMLGMLGMTVILVLYFRESEYV, from the coding sequence GTGACGATCCGCTCCGTCGTGTACACGACCGAGGGCGCGACCGTCCACACCGACCTCGAAACCGCCCGCGACGCGCCCGGGACGACGTGGGTCCGGGCGTCCGGCGCGTCGCCCCGGGAACTCGACCGGGTCGCCGAGACGTTCGGAATCCACTCGCTGTCGGTCGAGGACGTGCGCAACACCGTCCGGCCGAAGACCGAGGAGTTCGACGACCACGCGTTCGTCCTGCTCAAGACCGCGACCCTCCGCCGGGGCGAGACCACCTTCCGGGAGGAGATCGGGACCGAATCGCTCGGCCTGTTCGTCGGCGAGGACTGGCTGGTGACCCTCTCGACCGAGGAGGTCGACGCGGTCGAGCGCGTCTGGGGCATGGTCGCCGCCGAGGAGGGGCGCATCCTCCGGCAGGGGCCCGACTTCGCCGCCTACCGCATCGCCGACGCCATCGTCGACGAGTACTTCGAGGTGCTGGACGCCATCGAGGACCAGATCGAGGCGGTCGAGGAGAACGTGACCACCGCGACCGACACCGAGACGCTGGAGACCATCAACAACGTCCGGCGGGAGCTCCTCTCGTTCCGCAAGCTGCTGTGGCCCTCGCGGGAGGCGGTGGGGTACCTCGCCCGCGGCGACCCCGAGCAGGTGCGCGAGCAGACCGAGAAGTACTATCGGGACGTGTACGACCACCTCGTCCAGTTGGTCGACCTGACGGAGACGTACCGCGACCTCGCCAGCGGCGCGCGCGACATCTACCTCAACACGCTGTCGCTTTCGACCAACGAGGTGATGAAGCGCCTGACCGTCGTGGCGACCATCGTCCTGCCGCTCACGTTCGTCGCTGGCGTCTACGGCATGAACTTCGAGGGAAGCGCGTACAACATGCCCGAACTCGGGTGGGCGTTCGGCTACCCCGCGGTGATGCTCGGAATGCTCGGGATGACGGTGATTCTGGTGCTGTACTTCCGGGAGTCGGAGTACGTCTGA
- a CDS encoding DsrE/DsrF/DrsH-like family protein: MSTDAPDASAEELSDESADAPSREELAARVEELEEQLAAVASDDEDGTKKMSIIATKGTLDMAYPPLILASTAAAFGYEVTVFHTFWGLDILHEERSKNLKLSSVGNPNMPVPNAVGALPGMDRVTTSMMEKKIADNDTATIEELIETSLDMGVEFQACQMTIELMDYDEDDFYDGVTTGVGAATAVQDMAEADIQLLI; this comes from the coding sequence ATGAGTACGGACGCACCCGACGCGTCGGCCGAAGAGTTGTCCGACGAGTCCGCCGACGCGCCGTCGCGCGAAGAACTCGCCGCCCGCGTCGAGGAACTGGAAGAACAGCTGGCCGCGGTCGCGAGCGACGACGAAGACGGAACGAAGAAGATGAGCATCATCGCGACCAAGGGGACGCTCGACATGGCGTACCCGCCGCTCATCCTCGCGAGCACCGCCGCCGCGTTCGGCTACGAGGTGACGGTGTTCCACACGTTCTGGGGACTCGACATCCTCCACGAGGAGCGTTCGAAGAACCTCAAGCTCAGCTCCGTCGGCAACCCCAACATGCCGGTACCGAACGCCGTGGGGGCGCTCCCCGGGATGGACCGAGTGACCACCTCGATGATGGAGAAGAAGATCGCCGACAACGACACCGCGACCATCGAGGAACTCATCGAGACCTCCCTCGACATGGGCGTGGAGTTCCAGGCGTGCCAGATGACCATCGAGCTGATGGACTACGACGAGGACGACTTCTACGACGGCGTCACCACGGGCGTCGGCGCGGCTACCGCGGTCCAGGACATGGCCGAGGCCGACATCCAACTGCTGATCTAG
- a CDS encoding sulfurtransferase TusA family protein: protein MSAEFDITETLDVKGASCPMPVVKTKSAIDDLGEGEVLEVLATDSGSMSDIDGWASSTAGVELLDQVEDGDVYKHYVRKTE from the coding sequence ATGAGTGCAGAATTCGACATCACGGAGACGCTCGACGTGAAAGGCGCATCGTGTCCCATGCCGGTCGTCAAGACGAAGTCGGCTATCGACGACCTCGGTGAGGGCGAGGTACTGGAAGTGCTGGCGACGGACTCGGGTAGCATGAGCGACATCGACGGCTGGGCGTCCAGCACCGCTGGCGTCGAACTCCTCGACCAGGTCGAGGACGGCGACGTCTACAAACACTACGTGCGGAAGACGGAGTGA